One segment of Rattus norvegicus strain BN/NHsdMcwi chromosome 16, GRCr8, whole genome shotgun sequence DNA contains the following:
- the Cist1 gene encoding uncharacterized LOC729966 homolog encodes MAGSRLLPLTLSLLLLARIGDSSVVLTCTGVAFTLLWESVITNTSPTTESIQTTSNPTSQSTETTPASTSPSLHPTILETTSSPHSSSNPTSLETTSSPHSSSNPTSLETISSPHSSSYPTSGSASPEPETASFPSSVFPSSEPTTTPQFTNLAPQGSPTSSSPGQDAGSLWIPTSHRNPGVVIAVCLLVSVLLIGSVFIAVRHFNRDVPAFRNLDTVSMGSVSQRLPFADRLQS; translated from the exons ATGGCGGGATCCCGGCTGCTGCCCCTGACGCTGTCTTTGCTGCTGCTCGCGAGAATCGGAGACTCCTCCGTCGTCCTTACATGTACAG gtGTTGCTTTTACACTACTCTGGGAGAGCGTAATAACAAACACCTCCCCAACTACAGAATCAATACAGACAACCTCCAATCCCACCTCCCAAAGTACAGAGACAACCCCTGCGTCCACCTCTCCAAGTCTCCACCCCACAATTCTGGAAACCACATCCTCTCCACACTCCAGCTCCAACCCCACAAGTCTGGAAACCACATCCTCTCCACACTCCAGCTCCAACCCCACAAGTCTGGAAACCATATCCTCTCCACACTCCAGCTCCTACCCCACATCAGGCTCAGCCTCCCCAGAACCAGAGACAGCTTCTTTCCCCAGCTCTGTGTTCCCCAGTTCTGAGCCAACCACCACACCCCAGTTCACGAACTTGGCTCCACAAGGGTCACCCACTTCGTCCAGTCCAGGCCAGG ATGCAGGCAGCCTCTGGATCCCCACATCACACAGGAACCCCGGTGTGGTGATTgctgtgtgtctgcttgtgtcTGTCTTACTCATTGGCTCTGTGTTCATCGCTGTGAGACATTTTAATCGAGATGTGCCAGCTTTTCGCAATCTGGATACGGTATCCATG GGCAGTGTGAGTCAGAGGCTGCCATTCGCTGACCGCCTACAGTCGTGA